The region GTTTCGTACTATTTTCTTAAATTCCTCCATTAGCCTCCTTGTAACTTCGCCGGGTTTACCGTTACCTATAACCCTACCGCTTATCTTAGTTACTGGCGTTATTTCAGCCGCGGTACCAGTAACGAATACTTCGTCGGCTGTTAGTAGTTCGGTGACCGTTATATCCCGTTCGTATACCTCTATGCCTAAGCTCTTACATAGTTGTATAACCCTGTTCCTTGTGATTCCGGGCAGTATCGCCGCGGTTCGAGGCGGGGTGTATATTTTACCGTTTTTAACGATGAAAACGTTTTCACCTGTACCCTCCGATACGAAGCCTCTCGAATCAAGCATTATGGCTTCATCGGCCCCTACTTCGTTAGCTTCTATTTTCGCTAGTATGCTGTTTAAGTAGTTCATCGATTTTACCTCGTGGCTTGTAGCGTCTACGGAATCCCTTCTAACTGAGGATATGATGGCCGTTAACCCTTTCTCGAGGACTTCGGGCTTATAGAGCTGGATGGAGCCAGCTATTATAACCACGGTGGGCTTAGGGCATTTACGCGGGTCGAGTCCTAAGTCGCCTACCCCTCTCGTCACGATGACCCTGACGTAGCCGTCTTTAACGTTATTAGCTCGAACCACTTCTAGTATCTTATTGGTTATCTCCTCCTTACTCATGGGGATTTCGAGCTTTAACACCTTGGCGCTATCATATAGGCGGTCC is a window of Candidatus Nezhaarchaeales archaeon DNA encoding:
- the ilvE gene encoding branched-chain-amino-acid transaminase, translating into MAELEEQVYIDGRLYPKSEAKISVFDHGFLYGDGVFEGIRVYGGVVFKLKEHVDRLYDSAKVLKLEIPMSKEEITNKILEVVRANNVKDGYVRVIVTRGVGDLGLDPRKCPKPTVVIIAGSIQLYKPEVLEKGLTAIISSVRRDSVDATSHEVKSMNYLNSILAKIEANEVGADEAIMLDSRGFVSEGTGENVFIVKNGKIYTPPRTAAILPGITRNRVIQLCKSLGIEVYERDITVTELLTADEVFVTGTAAEITPVTKISGRVIGNGKPGEVTRRLMEEFKKIVRNPEEGTPAYS